The following are encoded together in the Peromyscus leucopus breed LL Stock chromosome 1, UCI_PerLeu_2.1, whole genome shotgun sequence genome:
- the Opa3 gene encoding optic atrophy 3 protein isoform X2, producing MVVGAFPMAKLLYLGIRQVSKPLANRIKEAARRSEFFKTYICLPPAQLYHWVEMRTKMRIMGFRGSAIKPLNEEAAAELGAELLGEATIFIVGGGCLVLEYWRHQTQQRNKEEEQRAAWNALQDEVGRLALALETLQAQAQSTPSLSALEELRAELQEMRAQVCNTHSAPKCQAASSKK from the exons ATGGTGGTGGGCGCGTTCCCCATGGCGAAGCTGCTCTACCTGGGCATCCGGCAGGTCAGTAAGCCGCTGGCCAACCGCATCAAGGAGGCCGCCCGCCGCAGCGAGTTCTTCAAGACCTACATCTGCCTGCCCCCGGCCCAGC TGTACCACTGGGTGGAGATGCGGACCAAGATGCGCATCATGGGCTTCCGGGGCTCTGCCATCAAGCCGCTGAATGAGGAGGCAGCGGCAGAGCTGGGCGCTGAGCTGCTGGGCGAGGCCACCATCTTCATTGTGGGCGGAGGCTGCCTGGTCCTGGAGTACTGGCGCCACCAGACTCAGCAGCGGaacaaggaggaggagcagagggcgGCCTGGAACGCGCTGCAGGACGAGGTGGGTCGCCTGGCGCTGGCCCTGGAGACCCTACAGGCTCAAGCACAGTCTACGCCCTCTTTGAGCGCCCTGGAGGAGCTGCGCGCCGAGCTGCAGGAGATGCGTGCTCAGGTCTGCAACACGCACTCCGCCCCCAAGTGCCAAGCAGCGTCTTCCAAGAAATAG